From the genome of Bradyrhizobium elkanii USDA 76, one region includes:
- a CDS encoding AAA family ATPase produces MNTKPTLDELFERRITYPDIDPQARFARLVGLDEQKNRLAKILGLLVNPGGLADWAKKYHPGAQALLDTVLRRPPLIVLAGDVGSGKTELAETIGDAVARQEKIDITLLPLSLSTRGQGRVGEMTQLLSAAFDYTLAEATKLKSASGRSRGAVILLVDEADALAQSREAAQMHHEDRAGVNAFIRGIDRIANAKLPAAVLMCTNRLNALDPAVRRRAADVVSFARPSDEQRRFVLSSRLEPIGLGRHHIDGLVSATGPQRGGRDYGFTFSDLTQRLLPTIVLDAYPTSAVDGARAVEIARSIVPTPPFKDGEMPR; encoded by the coding sequence ATGAACACCAAGCCGACCCTCGACGAGCTGTTCGAGCGCCGCATCACCTATCCCGACATCGATCCGCAGGCGCGGTTTGCTCGGCTGGTCGGGCTCGACGAGCAGAAGAACCGCCTTGCGAAAATCCTCGGCCTGCTCGTCAATCCGGGCGGCCTTGCCGATTGGGCGAAGAAGTACCATCCGGGCGCACAGGCGCTGCTCGACACGGTGCTGCGACGCCCTCCGCTGATCGTGCTCGCTGGTGACGTCGGCTCGGGCAAGACGGAGCTGGCCGAGACGATCGGCGATGCGGTGGCGCGACAGGAGAAGATCGACATCACCCTGCTGCCGCTCAGCCTGTCCACCCGAGGCCAGGGCCGGGTTGGCGAGATGACGCAGCTGCTTTCGGCGGCGTTCGACTATACCCTGGCGGAGGCGACCAAGCTCAAGTCGGCGTCTGGCCGCTCGCGCGGGGCCGTGATCTTGCTGGTCGACGAGGCCGACGCGCTGGCGCAGTCGCGCGAAGCGGCTCAGATGCACCACGAGGACCGCGCCGGCGTGAACGCCTTCATCCGCGGCATCGACCGGATCGCCAATGCGAAGCTGCCGGCGGCCGTCCTGATGTGCACCAACCGCCTCAATGCGCTCGATCCTGCGGTGCGCCGCCGCGCGGCCGACGTGGTGAGCTTCGCACGGCCCAGCGACGAGCAGCGCCGCTTCGTGCTGTCCAGCCGGCTGGAACCCATCGGTCTCGGGCGTCATCATATCGATGGCCTGGTCTCGGCGACCGGGCCGCAGCGGGGCGGACGCGATTACGGCTTCACCTTCTCCGACCTGACGCAGCGGCTGCTGCCGACGATCGTGCTGGACGCCTATCCGACCAGCGCGGTCGATGGCGCGCGCGCGGTCGAGATTGCCCGGTCGATTGTTCCAACGCCGCCCTTCAAGGACGGCGAGATGCCGAGGTAA
- a CDS encoding CBASS oligonucleotide cyclase, translating into MGRQHVGHDEIAAFAQDKVNLPKETADEYRAQARRLREKLEGYLSEHPDFTLKKMLLSGSLAKGTALRSLNDIDVACYISGADAPKDVRALLDYLAERLRKAFPNFNPDQVKPQTYSVTVSFRGTGLDVDVVPILYDGDPKWYGNLVSQDDGSFLKTSIPLHLDFAAKRKRAQEKHFAQVVRLVKFWARRAKQERDGFRFKSFMIEMILAKLCDDGLDFADYPDALQHFFTYVARTDMRSKIVFGDYYPASSVGTFTDTVQIIDPVNATNNVARLYTTANADAIVDAALDAGDAIDAALAAPNRQLTVAYWQKVFGSSFQA; encoded by the coding sequence ATGGGACGGCAACACGTCGGCCATGACGAGATCGCCGCCTTTGCGCAGGACAAGGTGAACCTGCCCAAAGAGACGGCGGATGAGTACCGGGCTCAGGCCCGGCGGCTTCGCGAGAAGCTCGAGGGTTATCTGTCCGAGCATCCGGACTTCACCCTGAAGAAGATGCTGCTCTCGGGCAGCCTGGCGAAGGGCACGGCGCTTCGCTCCCTCAACGACATCGATGTCGCCTGCTACATCAGCGGCGCCGATGCGCCGAAGGATGTGCGGGCGCTGCTCGACTATCTCGCCGAGCGGCTGCGCAAGGCTTTCCCCAACTTCAACCCCGACCAAGTCAAGCCGCAGACCTATTCCGTCACCGTCTCTTTCCGGGGGACGGGCCTCGATGTCGATGTCGTGCCGATCCTCTATGACGGCGATCCCAAGTGGTACGGCAACCTCGTCAGCCAGGACGACGGCTCGTTCCTGAAGACGAGCATTCCGCTGCATCTGGACTTCGCCGCCAAGCGCAAGCGCGCGCAGGAGAAGCATTTCGCCCAGGTCGTCCGGCTGGTGAAGTTCTGGGCGAGGCGCGCGAAGCAGGAGCGGGACGGCTTCCGCTTCAAATCCTTCATGATCGAGATGATTCTGGCAAAGCTCTGCGATGATGGCCTCGATTTCGCCGACTATCCGGATGCGCTCCAGCACTTCTTCACCTACGTCGCCCGTACCGACATGCGGTCGAAAATCGTCTTCGGCGACTACTATCCGGCGTCCTCGGTCGGCACCTTCACCGACACGGTGCAGATCATCGATCCCGTGAACGCCACCAACAACGTCGCCCGGCTCTACACGACGGCGAATGCGGATGCGATCGTCGATGCCGCGCTCGACGCCGGCGACGCTATCGATGCGGCGCTTGCGGCTCCCAATAGACAACTGACCGTCGCCTATTGGCAGAAGGTCTTCGGCTCCTCCTTCCAGGCGTGA
- a CDS encoding helix-turn-helix domain-containing protein, translated as MKLERSKEWWMARARREGDAVIGAGLLAFDPVSEERPTATGQTTVVEETRIAFGKFVNLMRRRRGFSMERLAEVADLDASELLVIEDDVHYVPEPRTVFKLAQTFEVSQRRLMQLAGLAAANDTGLRQEAVRFAARSEAVQKLTPEENSALEAFVAVLSEQDPKRVK; from the coding sequence ATGAAACTTGAACGAAGCAAAGAGTGGTGGATGGCTCGGGCACGTCGTGAAGGCGACGCCGTCATCGGCGCCGGCTTGCTTGCGTTCGATCCGGTGTCGGAGGAGCGGCCTACTGCGACCGGGCAGACTACCGTCGTCGAGGAAACGCGGATCGCGTTTGGCAAATTCGTGAACCTGATGCGCCGTCGCCGCGGCTTTTCGATGGAGAGGCTGGCTGAGGTTGCCGACCTCGACGCCAGCGAACTCCTCGTGATCGAGGACGACGTCCATTATGTTCCAGAGCCACGAACGGTCTTCAAACTGGCGCAGACCTTTGAGGTGTCGCAGCGGCGCTTGATGCAGCTCGCAGGCCTAGCCGCGGCAAATGACACCGGCTTGCGGCAGGAAGCCGTACGATTTGCCGCACGCTCCGAGGCTGTGCAGAAGCTCACTCCGGAAGAAAATTCCGCTCTTGAAGCGTTCGTAGCTGTCTTGAGCGAGCAGGATCCCAAGCGAGTGAAGTGA
- a CDS encoding ribbon-helix-helix protein, CopG family, with translation MTAKRTMTLNLTDAEMRVLDELSARKEITKTAVLRQALRLYQTIDARVEKGEKLLFENDATKEKAELMLL, from the coding sequence ATGACGGCGAAGCGAACCATGACGCTGAACCTCACCGACGCCGAGATGCGGGTTCTGGACGAATTGTCGGCCCGGAAGGAGATCACCAAGACTGCCGTGCTCCGGCAGGCCTTGCGCCTCTATCAGACGATCGATGCTCGGGTCGAAAAGGGCGAAAAGCTCTTGTTCGAGAACGACGCGACGAAGGAAAAGGCGGAGTTGATGCTTCTATGA
- a CDS encoding ImmA/IrrE family metallo-endopeptidase, whose amino-acid sequence MKNVSLKDRTIADIDGQVDKVLRGLGNPEPPVDLRLVRDLLKLDRGYYSTTDDSLLRETFSRLKVAGLQVLLRPTILRDAVQSLSLKALYLPDQKRILLDQDLPILKHRWNEAHEIGHDIIPWHIGMMLGDTEQTLTPACHQIMEAEANYAAGQLLFLAGRFVEEATSSVPSLAFVKSLSRGFGNTMTSTLWRFVEQGHGGRPIVALVTGHPHRTRRKADFDPANPCRYCVESPPFRERFGIVRETDLFATIVGYCGSQRGGSLGRSEVLLADLNGDRHVFDFETFFNRHEALTLGYWLRSHSSAVPMQTF is encoded by the coding sequence GTGAAAAACGTCAGCCTCAAAGATCGGACGATCGCCGACATTGACGGACAGGTTGACAAGGTCTTGCGGGGCCTTGGCAATCCCGAGCCGCCGGTCGACCTGCGCTTGGTTCGGGACCTGTTGAAGCTCGACCGCGGCTACTACTCGACCACGGACGACAGCCTTTTGCGGGAGACTTTCTCGCGCCTGAAGGTCGCGGGCCTTCAAGTTCTCTTGCGCCCGACGATCCTGCGCGATGCGGTCCAAAGTCTTAGTCTGAAGGCCCTCTATTTGCCCGACCAGAAGCGGATCCTGCTCGACCAGGATCTGCCCATCCTTAAGCACCGCTGGAACGAGGCCCACGAGATCGGCCACGACATCATCCCCTGGCACATTGGCATGATGTTGGGTGACACAGAGCAGACGCTCACACCCGCGTGTCACCAGATCATGGAGGCCGAGGCAAACTACGCCGCCGGCCAGCTGCTTTTTCTCGCTGGCCGTTTTGTGGAAGAGGCCACCTCTTCGGTTCCGAGCCTTGCCTTCGTCAAGAGCCTGAGCAGAGGGTTCGGCAACACCATGACATCCACGCTCTGGCGCTTTGTCGAACAAGGCCATGGCGGCCGGCCAATCGTAGCGCTGGTCACCGGCCATCCGCATCGCACGCGGCGCAAGGCTGATTTCGATCCTGCCAACCCGTGCCGGTATTGCGTGGAATCTCCTCCATTCCGTGAGCGGTTCGGTATTGTGCGCGAGACCGATCTGTTCGCGACGATCGTTGGCTATTGTGGTTCGCAGCGCGGCGGTAGTCTTGGCCGCAGCGAGGTGCTGCTCGCGGACCTAAATGGCGATCGGCATGTCTTCGACTTCGAGACGTTCTTCAATCGTCACGAG
- a CDS encoding GNAT family N-acetyltransferase, whose translation MTVDVSKIYLLDVASGGSVEAELRDAIEQVQLNDWQTKWRPALLSILQELARKGVPMDQWPQSWHWDWNKKTARVQGLLAFRGFSVVALGETQGLAQIDLTKMGREANQRGKPLVYLDYLEVAPWNRPDLGNAPRLRGVGTALITAAVALSEDEGFKGRLGLHSLPQADNFYRKIGMTDLGQDAAYQNLRYFEMTSEQARAFFEKEENDET comes from the coding sequence ATGACGGTCGACGTCTCGAAAATCTATCTTCTCGACGTCGCGAGCGGTGGAAGCGTCGAAGCCGAGCTGCGCGATGCGATCGAGCAGGTGCAACTCAACGACTGGCAGACGAAGTGGCGGCCTGCCCTGCTGAGCATACTTCAGGAGCTCGCGCGCAAGGGCGTGCCGATGGACCAGTGGCCGCAAAGCTGGCACTGGGATTGGAACAAGAAGACAGCCCGTGTCCAAGGGCTGCTGGCCTTCCGCGGCTTCAGCGTCGTCGCCCTCGGTGAGACGCAAGGACTCGCACAAATCGACCTCACGAAAATGGGCCGGGAAGCCAACCAGCGCGGCAAGCCGCTCGTCTATCTGGACTACCTTGAGGTCGCTCCCTGGAACCGGCCAGACCTCGGGAACGCTCCGCGCCTGCGCGGCGTCGGTACGGCTCTCATCACGGCTGCCGTCGCGCTCAGCGAAGACGAGGGATTCAAGGGACGTCTGGGGCTGCATTCGCTGCCTCAGGCCGATAACTTCTACCGCAAGATCGGGATGACCGATCTGGGTCAGGACGCGGCGTACCAGAATTTAAGATACTTTGAGATGACCAGCGAGCAGGCTCGCGCGTTCTTCGAAAAGGAGGAGAACGATGAAACTTGA